Below is a genomic region from Xiphophorus hellerii strain 12219 chromosome 1, Xiphophorus_hellerii-4.1, whole genome shotgun sequence.
TGTCTTCTTAGAcgtgatgtttttatgttgattCGAGTCTTAGACTCCCCCAGTCTGTGGTTCTTTAACTTTGACCCACCTTACACAGACACAGCAGCAGCACCGGCGTCACTGCGCATTTTAggaacaacaggaagtgatgtaacAGCACCAGAATGGCTGCCGTGCCCTCAGAGACGGTGATATGCGTGTAGGCCAGGGTGATGTTGCAGACATGTTCTGGCAGAGCGCAGATCCCATAAACCACGGCTAGCGCCAGCAGGGTGCAGTTCAGCTGCCGCTCCACCGCCTGGTGCTGCTGGCGCTTCTGGCTGTTGGCGCGGTCGTCATGGTTACGCTGCTTCTGGGCAGAGCTGGAGTCGCTGTTGACGTTGCGAGTGGCCATCTGGCAGAGGACGGTGAAGAGGACGGGGAGGCAGAAGTAGCAGCCGAAACACCACCACATGCGACCCTGAAGGAGAGATGCGATTGGACACTCAGCACCGCCTACGGACAGAACCATGATGTTCTGATCCAAGAACCAGTTCACTGGTCTGCCAGAAGCTCACCTGGTGGTACCTGAGGAGCAGGGAGTGGAGGGAGTCGGGCAGGTACAGGGACAGTGGGGAGGACGGGGTGATGGTGCAGGTGTCCACCATCCTTCCGGTAGACGGAGACACTGCCTGGCTCAGCTGCCACAGGAAGATTTCTGGGCTGGACAGCAGCAGAGCCGAGAGCCAAACCAGCAGCATCTTCAGCAGAACGGAGCGGCAGCGCTCCACCCGCCGGGCCTTCTGCTGGGGCGAGGAGGTGGCAGAGTGGAAACGGTCGATCCCCAGGGCGCACAGCGTGAAGGAGGTTACACCGAGAGACGCTATCTGCAGGCACAAGAAGagcgttgttgttgttgggatTATATTAAGACTGGTAAAGAGTTCCCAGTGGGTTTCAGAGGATACAGGATACAGACAGTAGAACACTAACCAATGTTGTCACATGGTTAGTGTGACAAGGTCTTCAGGTACAAACCCAACAACCAGAATGCATTGTGCCTTTCTGACCCAGACCCAATTTAACTGCCAGGTGACTGAACTGAAAACGATACTTTTGGAGAACaaatcatttcaaacaaaaaggaGTTTCAggatttttccaaaaaaaaccaTTCTGGGGGCCGCTAGTGCAGCTCACCAGGgatttttatgttgaaaaatgttaaaagatacaaaaatgtaaaggtGCCTGAGCAGgcatcataatttggaaataacAGCATGCAAGCTATGAACCTAGCTTAATCTGTCTTTGctgttactggtgtataaaatacatatttaatatgAACAAGCAACACTTAGCCTGGGTGGGAGGCAAagaaagcctggtggcctgccaggcttataatacccTGGAGGAAACCCTGGAGTTGGGAGGTGAATGAGCCGGGGCAAAGAGAGCTAGCCCAGATTTTGAAGGCGTGATCAAATTTGATCTGCATGTTTGTCCATGTCTTTAATGTACCATATTGAAAACACTCATTTTAGCAACCAGAACCCAGGAGGCCAAGAGCAAAGGATCCCAAAATATCTGAGAGATGCAAGTCGCCTGGCAGAAACTCTCCACCATGAAGCGTCTCCAGAGTCCCCACATAAACCCTCCTCCGCCTGACCCCTCTCTGCAACACCACCAAGGTCATCCCCACAGCCAGGCCCGGTCAAACCGAGGCAGGTGCTGCCGTTCCCCGGTAGGTGAACCACCCCTCCCAACCCACGGTGGGATTTACAACACCCCCAGCCAAGAACTACAAACCAAAAACCCGTCACTCTGTTTTCAGGAAGGCTTTGACTTTGGACACGCACTTCAAAATCAATTTACTATTGAGTTagtaaaacactttaaaaaatgactattGGTGTTAAGCTCATTCTTAGTTACAGTGAACTGGACCGAAACATTAGCAGCTCTCCACAAAGCTCACCTTAGAAATCTAACAAAGTTTCCAAACCAACTTTGTTTTAGCCAAACGGTGACAGCTGCAGCAGGACGTTCCTGCAGGCATAGCAACAGGTTGCTATAGCAACCAACAGGAGAAACGTatcagggttttgtttttcagtgaatGCCGACTCAACTAGTAGCCTTCCCAATATCAGAGATTTGAACAGATTCTTCAGTATGTCAGCCATTTTGGCTGATGTACTGAATTTAAAGAATCACATTTATAAGTTACAAACAGAATCATGAGTTTTCTGTGCAAGTCTATCAAGACTTGACTTTTAACATGTCTAACATGTTTAAAAGTCAAATCctgatttttaaacatgtttaagcTTATTTCCATGAACCAGATGAAAAGAAACGGCAGCAGTACATGGATACGGTGCACATACATACAGGAACCTTCGTCTTTTAAACGTTACTTTACTGGACCTCAGCAGTTTCTCCGAGATTTCAAGGCTCTTGATATTTTCCATAACTACTTTCCTTGGAGTTACTTTAGCAGAGGACTGGGCAGTGGGCTGAATGCAGGGTGTAGTCACCTGGTACTTTTCTGAAAAGTGTTCAAGACTTTAAAGAAGTAAAGTTCCTTTACTTCTCAGAAACTACGGGGATTAAAGCCACTTTCAGAAGGCGTCCAGACTGCGGCTCctgaaatgtatattttacttTCCCAGGTTTTACACCATACTTTCCAGTACTTTTTGGAACTTGCAGGTTTCCTTCTCAGAGTTTTCTCTTTACATTCAATAAATCTCTGAGGCATTTTCCATAACTTACAGGTTACTTTCTCAAACCTACAAGTTGATTTCTCAGAATTTAAAGCTTGCTTTCTGATATCCCAAAACTTATATGGCACTTTTCCAGAAAGTACAGGTTGCTTTCCTGAGGTTACTGGGTATTCTACGAAAACGTTTGGGATTTTCTTGCTCAGGTTTTCCAGAGCTTGTGGGATTCACAGGTTGCCTGTCTGGAAGCTTTAGTTTGGTACCATACCTGTTACACCAGTATAAAAGGACAGATGTGAATCTCTGGCCACCCTGGGAAAGTTTTCTGACTCCGTCTCTGTTCATGACTCCCAGTCCTGGATTTGCTGCCGGCACCGGCACCACTCTCCCTCCAGAACCCGGTTTGCTGCCTTGGTTCTAGGTTGTGTGTTTCCGTTTGGGTTCAGGAAGTTCTGGTTTTGTTATTGGCAGCAGAATTGTTGCTGATTAAACAGAACTTTCTTCATTGGTTATTACACTGACATGTTGGTTATATAACTTATCATTTTAATCAGTTACATTCGTACTGAGGAATATTTAAGAACAAGCAAGGCATTGATGAGTCGAGGATCCTAATTTTTCAGTGATGGACTAGAAGATATGAAAAGTCCTTTATTATCTTCAGTCACATATTTATCTCTGGATCACTGTCTAAAATATTCTGTCattggtaaaaaataataaatcaaagctCTACAGTTGCCTGGCTGTTGCCTTCCTATGCAGTTCtgctcaattctcatctcccttcagagAGATGAGAATCTCTTCaactgggatttctcccattgagttGGATTTCCCAGGCATCAGCtaacagaagaagttgtgaacaatggCTGTTTTATAACTGCAGTTTCCTGTGCAGGTCCCTGCATCCCTTAGTATGCGGTTGGTTGTAAAGGTTTACCTTATGGGGATGTTTCCAGCAGATGTCCACATTGCACATGCAAGAGTATGTTGGGTAcaacatgaaactgctgctgcgcacgTCATGCAACAGGTTGTTGTTAGGTATCcacagagtgagtgagttgagcggctaaagcctttcctctgcctagattattatcaaattattaaaattctaTCAGgtgtattatctattgatattgatcacatctTTATTGCGATATATATCGTTGTTTTTGTAGCTTCAACACCTGCTTCTTCTGCACAGATCAATCAAAAGATCTTGTAATAATTCCTGTGACGTACACGGCCCGCCTACCTCCATGTACGGCACCAAGCGGCAGGTGATGTCGCCCAGGATCCTCCGGTGGGACAGGTGGTTGAACGCCACCACTGGAAGGCAGACCACCAGGACCAGGAAGTCCCAGAATGCTATGCTGGCCAGCAGGTAGTTCCAGGCGGACCTCATGTAATAGTTGTTCCAAACCACACACATGACCGCCATGTTGGCCACCACGCCCACGGCCAGCACCAGGCCGGCCAGGAACAGAACCACGTACGCCACGTACGAGCTCTCCACCAGCGGGAAAAACGGGTTGAAGGGACCCTCGTCGTCGGGGTTGGAGGTGTTTGCCTGGAGGTTGATCTCGTCTCTGCGGTTCAGTTCTACCCTGGTTGTGTTGCTGAACTCTGTGAGTTGAGGCATCGTCACCCACTCGTTCTCAAAGGAGTGGCTGAAGGTGGACTGCTGCTCATCCTCGTCTGCGCCTCGGGCCAGGCGGACCCGGCGGTCCAGGTCCACCATGTCGGGTACAGGGGGGCTGTGTTCAGGGTTGAAGGCATCGTCTGCAGGCTTTAAGTGCTTCCCGCTCTTCAGGTGAAGAGCCTCCAGCTGGACGCTGTTGGGGGATTTATGGGGATTGCTCTGTTGCTTATCCTGTTGCTCAACAGTCTTTGCATGAACGAACTGAAGCGGGAGGTAAAGACAGAGCAAAATAACAAATGATGGAGCCATGACCTACAAGTTTAAAAGATCTACTTCCAGCTCAAACCAGAACCGCTGAATTTAGCCCGTTTCTGGGAAGTTGAAGACCAACAATCCGATAAAACCCCAGGAGTATCCGAGAAGGTTCTTATTCTCTGGAATAAATTGATCAGCCTGCGTTTGGAAGTTACCAACTGTCTTCCTCCAAGATTGGTCCAATAAAAATATCCCGGTCCCAGATGCAAAAGTTGAGAGCTGAAGTTGAGTTTTCCAAACTGAGCAGAACTTGTGTTGTGTGCTCGGACATCCAGCTGAGAAGTTTCCTCCTCTGCAAACACTCAGACTGTCTCACTTCAGACGCTCCTGTCTGTGTTTCCCATCCATCGGTAATCCAACCGGAGCTCCAGGAGGTGGAGGGCAGGGCGGCGAGCGCTCAGGTCCGGATCCCGGTCTGGGCTGCAGAGGGACTGGCTGTCCTGGAGCTCTGAGGGTCTCTGGGAACCAGCAGCCCTCTGCTGCACGGCTGGATGGAGCTTTTGTCAGGACTGGCATACAAACAAGGCTGGCAACctcacaaatacacacatttgCCTGCACAATCACGCATGCATACTTTCTTTTGGTGGTTTTTTCTCTGGCTTTCTCACAGACACATTTAAAGACGCTCAgttctgctgccctctggtggagaAACGGAAACTAGCTGTGGGAACACGACTAAATCattcaatgtttttaaagattaaattaaattattaaaagaaaacacaaaagatttGTTCTGAAAATACGATGGATTACTAGGGCCAGACTGAGTTTTTATAGGATAGTTAGAATATTAGTAGAATAAAGAAGATGCAATCTCACaagaaattcttaaaattaCTAGAATAAAGTTGTTTAAATTAGCGAAGCTTCaggataatgttttttttctcttaaatagTTGTTTGCTTAATTAAGATTCAAGGACCTGATCTGATGATATTTTCATGCTGATGTATAAAAATGACGTATTTCCTTATTTGTAAAACCAATAAAGTATAACCTGCTCAGCattcctcatttttatttttattatttttcaagtaggagtaataataaaattactgctaatttctattaatattacaactttattctggaagctttatgactttaatctcatatttatgatgttttgttgcatgactttattcttgttacATTATAACATCATTCATTCTCGTACGACTTCTTTCACATCATTGTTTTTCCTAGTTTGGTCTCAATACTCAGAAAAATGATCAGGCTGTAGGTTGATTCAGGCAGCGCCAGTAGATCCTGGAAGGTGATCCTTTTGAAAGATCGCCCAGTCAGAGGCGGTTCGGTCCAGAAGGTTCTGGCTCGGCGCCGATGTCTCCATGTTAACCTGGAaaccttcctcttcctcccagcTGCTCTTCATCAGTAGACCTGAAGCTTCCTGAAGGTTTTTACCAAAGTGATTCCCAAACCGCCGTGagctcagaaccagaactgcaTGCAGATCTCATCGTTTTGTTTCAAACATCTGGACGCGTTTTCTATATTTCCACCatgtgaaaatacatttttacctCCTGTAGGCGACCTTTAACCCCCAGCAGGACGTATGTCACTGATTCACGGGTCGGACTGGAAACACGTTGGGGTCAATTATGAATAATAGCCTGAACTTGAGTTATAAACTATTAGACAgcaaatagtttattttttatgtaattgtaAGCAGATTTAAGTTGTAATTTAAACTCTGATCTAGAGAGAGAAGTGGAGACGACATGATGGTGGAAAAGAAATAGTATTGAATATGATTGATATCTTTGCAGTAGTTACTATAACAGCTGATCAGAATCTCTCTTTCCAGATTTTGTTCATCTGCTGCTGATCCTGTTTTCTTccttcgtttttctttttttctgcatgatTTGATTCCTGAAACCAGGTGAAGTATTTTTGCGCTGCGTTTGTGTCTCAACCACCAGTTTGTTGAGCTGGTGGAAAACCTGCTGCTGAGTCCCAGTGTGAAGCTGCAGGAGTGAGAATGTTTTCTAGAGCCCTGATCAGAATCCAGTTCTTCAGTCCTGACCGTTGCATTAACGACATTAACTGATGACAGTTCTAATGGTGGCTGCACCAGTGTTCATCTTTTCCTCCTTGCACTGGAATAACCACATTGAAATGTTCGTTTAAATTCTAAATGAATTTAAACTCTTTAACATTTCGTCATCACAAACCATGTGGGTGAATTTAAACGTAGATTCGGATTAGAAAACTCCAAATTTAAATTTCTGGATCTGTTTAAGAAGCCAGGAGCTCttcagcgccccctgctggccagcTGCTTGGTTTGCATCTGCTTTGGGTGTAGAAGATTATCCTGAGGTCTGTAGTTACCATGACGACACCAGTGCCTGAAGCTTTACAGTGATGCAGCAGGTgagtcagtaaaataaaacggttgtaaaataataaaaattaaaatgttttattatttaagaaaatgtagtaaagattatatttttattcaaggcatcatttaataaaaatctaaataaggCTTTAGCCAGCAGAGGGGGGCAGGTCAGCggacacacactctcacacacaccttaGATGGCAGgtcagcagacacacacacacacactctcacacacaccttaGATGGCAGgtcagcagacacacacacacacactctcacacacaccttaGATGGGAAGGAAAGTTGTGTTTTCCCTGCAGATGCGGCGGCCATGTTTGGCTCCATGTTCTGTTCATCATGTGAAGCTCAGAACTGGGAGAAACGGAGCGAAAGCAGGAAAGTCTCCCTGGAGCCTCCAGGATCggttcctgctggttctgactggtttctGGTTTTAAACTGGTCTGAAGAAACGAGTCACTGGAAGATCATCGGATAGAAAAACTGACGTCTGacagaaatttaatttattttatttctctctttctttaatttcttgctttccttcttttttcttgtttttttcttttttttctttcatgcaaacaaaataaaaggatttaTAGTTTCTCGTCCATTTCCGtcctccaaaaaaaataaataaataaatagataatatttgtaaaaataaagttattatgTTTGGTCcaaagaaatgcagaaaaattgttgaaaaaaattcaTAGTATAATATTTTCAAGTCTTATCAAACAACAGGTCATGTAACCCCCTGACCTGTAGGGGGCAGCAGGTTATGTAGTTTAATATGCCAGGAAGGAgcctggttctgtttgttctgatcatttaaaagttcTTCATGTGGAAATTTAGAATCAATAACCCGTCAGTTTTTCTGAGGAACATCAGAACtaaactgcagaaaacaaacGAAGTCCGTCCAGATGAATGTTCAGCAACACATGCGCCCCCTGGCGGCCGGATGAATGTTCAGCAGCACATGCGCCCCCTGGCGGCTGGATGAATGTTCAGCAGCACATGCGCCCCCTGGCGGTCGGATGAATATTCAGTAGGACATGCGCCCCCTGGCGGTCGGTCGGGAAGCGCATTTCCATCTCTGCCCTGGTTATGAAGCAAACAACTAATAATTATTGTAGTAATTAATTAtcctgacgattaatcaattaattggattaGATGTTTGATGCATTCTTATAttcttaactttttctttttttttttttttttacaaaatattagaaataaattgaaaGGTGCAACAAAATCATTACctttatg
It encodes:
- the LOC116718834 gene encoding G-protein coupled receptor 37-like 1 — translated: MAPSFVILLCLYLPLQFVHAKTVEQQDKQQSNPHKSPNSVQLEALHLKSGKHLKPADDAFNPEHSPPVPDMVDLDRRVRLARGADEDEQQSTFSHSFENEWVTMPQLTEFSNTTRVELNRRDEINLQANTSNPDDEGPFNPFFPLVESSYVAYVVLFLAGLVLAVGVVANMAVMCVVWNNYYMRSAWNYLLASIAFWDFLVLVVCLPVVAFNHLSHRRILGDITCRLVPYMEIASLGVTSFTLCALGIDRFHSATSSPQQKARRVERCRSVLLKMLLVWLSALLLSSPEIFLWQLSQAVSPSTGRMVDTCTITPSSPLSLYLPDSLHSLLLRYHQGRMWWCFGCYFCLPVLFTVLCQMATRNVNSDSSSAQKQRNHDDRANSQKRQQHQAVERQLNCTLLALAVVYGICALPEHVCNITLAYTHITVSEGTAAILVLLHHFLLFLKCAVTPVLLLCLCKALGQAFMDCCCCCCQECQPTTAQDSPGSAQVKLKAANETSIFFDKAKDTTAILSISS